From Aliamphritea hakodatensis:
TTATATATTAATAGGCTTGATGAAAAAGTTGCAAGCAAAATAAAGGCGGTGTTTTTTAAGCTTAACCTTTGCTCTATGAGCTTATAGGAAATATAACCTAATAGAAGTGACAGAAGTATTAAAGGAACTTTATATGTTGGGTTATTGTTAACCCCAATAAAATAGGATAAAGAAACAATCGGCCAGTGCCACAAATAAATAGAGTATGACCACTTTCCAATTGGGCGCATCACGATGTTATTTGTAATAAGGCTATTCTGACGGTTAGCAACAATTATTAAGTAGGTACCTATGACAGGGAGTCCTGCCATATAGCCAGGCCATGGAGTATCACTGGATATTAAAGTGATGCTTAGTAAGATCAGTGCCAAACCAGTGGTTTCAAACGCGAGTTTTGAATTTTTGTTTAGTTGTATTGGATAGAGGAATGCCAGGGCTCCTAGTATCATTTCCCATGCACGGGTAGGTAGAAGGTAATAAGAATGTGTTGGCCAGTTTGTTGTTGCTATAACACTCAGGATAAATGATAAAGCAAATAGTATACCCAGAGTTATCTTTATTTTGTTAATGCTGGTGGTTTTGTATAATAATATTAGCAGTATTGGATAAATCATATAAAACTGCCATTCAACAGATAAAGACCAGGTATGCAGTAGCCACTTATCTTGCGGAGCTACATCAAAATATCCTGACTCTGAAAGATAAATATGATTTGAGAAAAATCCTAAGCTGCTATAAACATGTTTAGAAAGTGAGGTGAAATCTTCAGGTCTAATTAAAAAATAGTAACCTATAGGTAAAATTACCAAACTTAAAACGACTAAAGGAGGTATTATTCTTTTAGCTCTGGAGTGATAAAAATTAATAAGAGTAAAGCGGTTATCCTCTAATCCATTAATAATTATTCCAGTCATTAAGTAACCGGAGATTACAAAGAATATATCAACCCCAGCAAACCCACCTTGAAAAAAATCAAAGCCAAAGTGAAATAATACAACTGAGATAACCGCTATAGCTCTAAGGCCATTGATATCGCTTCTAAAGTTCAAAGTAAAACCTATACTGTATATTTTATAAGTAAACTATGTGTCAGTCTTATTTTGTAATAAGATTGCAGGTTTGTGGCGTACAAAAAATATGCTGCATTTTATACTATGTGCTTCATTTGCGCTACATATTTTTTAATGTGTGGTTCTGGGTGTTTCGTGTTTTTTTGTTTATTTTTTGCTGTTAATAAATTAGATGTATTTATAATTTGAGTTGATTTTGTTGTTTGAGGAAAACATGGTTTTAAATGCAATGTTATTTACTGGTTGATGGAAAAAGTATTTTATTTTATTGATGTATTTAAAACTGATTTTTTACTGTAGTGAGCGGCGCAATCATCTGGCCGGGTCGCTGGGGCAGTGGCTATTACTGGATGTGTTTAACCGGGGCTGGGCGCACCGGATAGCCGATTCCCGGGCGGTGGCGTTTACGCCGGCAGGGCTGAAGGCGTTTGCAGCGCATTACCGGCTACCCTTGTTATCTTCTGTTACCAACTGAGGTAAGGAATACTTAAGCTGATTGGGGGGCAGGCGTTAGTTTGAGCAGGGTGAGTATGGCGATTAAGGTGCCTGCCCGACGCATGTCGGACCATTACATGTCTACGTGCACGCAGGGGGTAGGACTTGTGTATCGTTAAAATGCTGTCCGTGTGGCTGAATCAGTGCCGGTGCCGGTTCGTTGAGCGCATGGCCAGTGTCAGGCTGCCGGCGAAGCAGCACAGCACGGCAAGCAATAACCCCAGCCTTCCGGGCTGGAGGTAAAAAATCAGTAAACCTGTTCCTATGTAGATAAACGGCAGCATTTCATAGGCTGATTCGGGCAGGTTGATCATTGCATGGTCCGGCCGGGTTTTGATATGACTGCGACCGTTCCGTGCGATGATGCGCTGATCACGCCGAAACACTGACCTTTGCACCCAGATGATCGCACCGGCGCAATAAAATAAAACCGCAGATGCCAGCGCAAAGGGGTTATCAAGCCAGTAAACAAGGCCCGCTGCTATCAGCAGGTAAGCAAAGGGCAGTGGTTCGTAAATCGGTTTGGCAATGACCATGGTATTCCCTCCCAAGTAAGCCAATACTGATGTTCGGCGGGTGGTTCTGTGCCTGTAAAGAGTGGCTGAAGGCTGTTTAAAGTTTAGATGGGTGGGAGGAGCACATTCTTGATGTGCTGGGATTTATGAATAATTTTCAGGGCGGCTGAGGCAAGGGTGTATGGCGGTTTCGGGAAGGGAAAGTGCTTAATGTAATATAAATTAAGCACTTTCGCCGGATATTCGCTGTTCAAAAAAGCGTTTGAAAAAGCCTATTCAGTTGACGAAATTTCCGGATTACGCCGGTTGTTAAGATATTTCTGTATCAGGCTTTGTCCGCTTACCAGAACGATACCGCTCATGACCAGTATCGCACCGGAGATAAAGCTTTGTTCCAGTTTTTCCCCGAGCACGACAACACCAAAAACAATGCCAAACATGGGGGTCATGAAAGAGAACACACCTAACTGCGATGCGACATATTCTTTCAGCAGCCAGAACCAGACCAGGAAGCTGATAAAGCACACGATTATACCCTGAAAGACCAGGCTGCCGATGGCGATGTCGCTCCACTGGATATCGGTCCGGCCGGAGATGAGTGTCGCGCCGAGCAGCAGCACAAAACAGACCAGCAACTGATACATGAGTGTCTGGCTGGCGGGTGTTGAAGACAGCGTCGAGCAGCGGATCAGTACAGTGGTCATGCCCCAGCAGAAGCCGGCCATCAACCCGTACATATCACCGATGATCATATCGGCGGTGGCGGTATCGGTGGCGGCTTCACGGCCCAGAAAGGTAACCGCGATGCCTGAGAAGGCCAGCAGGATACCGGCCCACTGCAGCAGGCTGAGCCGTTCTGCCGGCAGCTTTATGTGCAGCCCCAGTGCCGCAAAAACCGGTGCGCTGTAGAGGAATACGGAGATATGTGAAGCGGTTGTGTACCGCAGCCCTTCACCCACCAGAAAGAATTCTGATGAGAACAGAAAGCCGGCCAGCAGCCCCGGTTTCCAGGTGTCAGCGATGTTCATCCGTTCTTTACGCCAGAGCATGAACAGGCCGAGTAAGACGGCTGCGATGCCTGAGCGCAGACAGATCTGCAGCACGGCGGCGATATCATCAGCGGCCAGTTTGATCGATACCTGTTGCATCCCCCAGGTCATACACAGGAGCATCATCAGGCCGATGGCGCGGCCATCAACGGGCAGGCGGGTGTTCATAAGCGTTTCCAGACTCGGTGTAACATGGATGTTGATTATCGGTCTGGAATTTATTATTGATATAGTGAAATAGTGACATTTTATCCTGTATATATGTCAGTGGTTCATTTTTTCAGTGAAGGAGAGCGCCCGTGGATGAAGTGGGCAGTACCCATGTTTATGCAACGCCGTTTCCGGATGCGTTGCCGGCACCGCTGTTTTACCGGGCTGAGAATATGCTGGCGGATTCCAGCTACCCGGAGCACAGCCATACCTGGGGGGAGTTTGTTTATTCCTTCTGCGGTGTGATGGAGGTGAAGCTGGCAGATGGCCATTATATGGCACCGCCGCCGTACGGGGTCTGGTTGCCACCGCATACGGTACACCGGGGGCAAAACCGCGATGCTACGCTCTACTGTTCAGTGTATCTGAGTGAACCGTTTCTGGAGGGGCTGCCAAAGGTGCCCTGTGCATTAGCCGTATCGCCGATGGTGCGTTCTGTACTGGAATATTTGCGGGATAACTTTCAGGGGTTACCGCTGTCCGCCGAGGATGAGCGCTTACTGCTGGTGTTGCGGGATCAACTGGCCCGGGCAGAATGTGCCGGCAGTTACCTGCCGGATACGCATGATCCGTTGCTGCGCAAGGTGCTGAATCAGTTAGAAGCCTGCCCGGGGGATAACCGCTCACTGGCAGATTTGGCAAAGTGGGCCAATACCACCGAACGTACACTGATCCGCCGCTGTAAACAGGAGCTGGGCATGACCTTTACCGAGTGGCGGCAGCGGCTACGCACCATGGCGGCGTTACCCTTGCTGGCGGCCGGGCAAACCGTCGAAACCATTGCCTTTGATCTGGGTTACAGCAGTGCATCAGCCTTTATTGTGATGTTTCGTAAACTGATGGGTATGACGCCGGATGAGTTTAGGAAGGGACAGGAGTAAGTGTGTTTTCGGGTATAAAAAAGCCGCTGTTCTGAGCGGCTTTTTATATTCGGGATCCGGTTGAGCAGGAGTTAGCGATTACGCTGCACAATGCCCATCATTTTGTAAGTCAGCAGAGACGCGGCAAAGTCGTATGCATGGAAGCCTTCAATCGGGGCAAATTCCATGATGTCAAAGCCGATGATTTTGCGCTGCTTGGCGACAGATTCGAACAGGTTTAGGGTCTGGTACCAGCCCAGCCCGCCGGGGACCGGTGTGCCGGTTGACGGGAATACGGAGGGGTCCATGCCGTCGATGTCCAGCGTGAAGAATACTTGCTCGGGGAAGTCTTCCGGCAGTTCGATGCTCTGGATATTTTGCGGTACCAGCTCATCACCGTCCTGAAAGTAGACGCCGTGCTGTTCGCGAATGTGCATTTCTTCTTCACAGTAAGCACGGATACCTAACTGATACAGGGGGATACCCATGTCCACGGCCCGTTTCATCACGGATGCGTGGCTCAGCGGATCACCTTCGTAGGCTTCGCGCAGGTCGGCGTGGGCGTCTATCTGGACGATGCCAAAGTTGTCGTAGCCGGCTTCGCGCAGGCCTTTCACTACCCCGTAGGTGACGGTGTGTTCGCCACCGAAGACCACCGGCATGGCACCATTTTCGACAATCTTCTTCGTGGCGGCGGCGATGTTGTCGATCACCTGATCAGGCGCCACTGTGCAGTCTACCGGCTCGCAGGTATAGATGCCTTCGCCGCAGGGTTTGCTTTTACCGTCCCATTCCTCCAGTTGCCAGGAGGCTTTCAGGATTGCCGACGGGCCTTCGTTGGTGCCGCCCCCGTAGGAGACGGTTTTTTCATAGGGTACCGGCAATACGTGAAAGGCTGCCTGCTGAGGATCAGGTTGCTCGATTTCTGATCCGAGGAATATCGGATAATCTTCTGGGTTGTAGCTCATGTCAGTTATCTCTTATGCGTCTGCAGGATCAGGATAAGCGTTGCCTGAAGTCCTGATAGCCGAATGTTTTCACGGTTTTCAGTTCGTCTGTTTCAGAATTCCACAGGACCAGTGCCGGCAGTTTGGTGCCGTTAAAGGTGCTGGTTTTGACCATGGTGTAGTGTGACATATCTTCAAACAGCAGTCGCTGGCCCACTTCCAGAGGGGCGTCGAAGCTGTAGTCGTTGATGATGTCGCCGGCCAGACAGGTTAAACCGCCCAGCCGGTAGGTGTGGGCTTTTTCACCGCTTTCGCCGGCATGCATGATATCCGGGCGGTAGGGCATTTCCAGGGTGTCGGGCATGTGACAGGTGGCTGAGGTGTCCAGCAGGGCCTGATCAACCTGATTGTGAATGATGTCCAGTACTTCACAGCACAGCACGCCGGTGCCGATGGCAACCGCTTCACCGGGTTCCAGATAAACCTGTACGTCGTATTTGGCTGCAAAGGCTTTAATGCGGCTGATCAGTGCTTCGGTGTTATAGCCCGGTGCAGTGATGTGATGACCGCCGCCAAAATTGATCCACTGCATGTTATGTAGCAGGTCGCCAAAACGTGCTTCGACGGCATCCAGTGTTCGGGCCAGCGGTTCAAAGCCCTGTTCGCACAGAGTGTGAAAATGCAGGCCGCTGATGTTGTTGAGCAACTCAGGGGTGGCGGCTAATGCGGCGTCCAGCTGGTCGCCAACAATGCCCAGCCGGGAGCCGGGCGCGCAGGGGTCATATAAGGGAACGCTGCCTTCAGAGTGTTGTGGGTTGATGCGGAGGCCGAACTGAATGTCCGGGCGTTCTGCCAGTGCTGCCTGAATCAGGGGCTGAAACCGTTGCCACTGGCCGGTGCTGTTAAACACCATATGATCGACAAAGGTGAGCAGTTCTTTTACATCGGCTTCACTGTAAGCAGCGCTGTAAACATGAACTTCATTGGGCCGGCCTTCGGCCTGATATTCTTCATGGCCCAGCCGGGCTTCGTGCAGGCCGCTGGCGCAGGTGCCATCCAGATACCGGGCGGTCAGCGGGCCGAGTTCCCACATGGAGAAGGCTTTGAGGGCGGCCAGAATTTTAGCCCCGCTGGCGTCAGCCACCTCACGCAGGATAGTCAGGTTGCGCTCGATGGCGGCCTGATCCACAACAAAGCTGGGGGAGGGCAGACGGCTGAGGTCCAGTTTGCTGAAGTCGGTAAATTGCATAGGGGTGTCCGGCGGTGTCGGGTGTTTGTGTTGGTCAGCTGTGAAAAAACCGCCGCGGCAGAGCCGTGGCGGTTTCAGTGTCTGACGTTATGGCTGTTTTACTGATCCAGGCTGAAGTTGTCCAGCTCGATCACTTTCCAGGGCAGGCCGTGCTTGTTCATGTCGTCCATGAAACCGTCCGGATCAAACTGTTCGATGTTCCATACGCCCGGTTTCAGCCAGTTGCCTTCCAGCATTTGCTTGGCGCCGATCATGGCCGGTACACCGGTGGTGTAAGAAACTGCCTGAGAGTTTACTTCCTGGTAGCAGCTCTGGTGGTCGCAGGTGTTGTAGCAGTAGACGATCTTTTCTTTACCGTCTTTGATGCCGCGAACCACAACGCCGATGCAGGTTCTGCCCACAGTCCGCGGACCCAGCGTGGACGGATCCGGCAGCAGGTGTGCCAGCAGCTGAATCGGTACAATTTCCTGACCGTTGAATTCAATTGGCTCGATACCTGTCATGCCGACGTTACCCAGCACTTCAAGGTGCTTCAGGTAGCTGTCGCCGAAGCTCATCCAGAACTGGGCGCGCTTCAGAGTTGGGTAGTGCTTGGTCAGGGATTCCAGCTCTTCATGGTACAGACGGTAAACGTTGTACGTCCCTACGTCTTCCGGGCAGGTGAAGCTGGCTTTCTTCGACATCGCCGGTGTGGTGATGAACTCGCCGTTTTCCCAGTGGCGGCAGTCCGCGGTAACTTCACGGATGTTGATTTCCGGGTTGAAGTTGGTGGCAAACGGATAGCCGTGGTCGCCACCGTTGACGTCGATGATGTCCAGTTCGTGGATTTCATCAAAGTAATGCTTGGCAACGTAAGCGGTGAAGACGTTGGTGGCACCCGGATCAAAGCCGCTGCCCAGCAGGGCAGTCAGGCCGGCTTTTTCAAAGCGTTCCTGATAGGCCCACTGCCACTTGTATTCAAACTTGGCGGTATCCAGTGGCTCGTAGTTAGCGGTGTCCATGTAGTGCACGCCGGCTTCCAGACAGGCGTCCATAATGGTCAGATCCTGATATGGCAAAGCAACGTTGATCACCAGTTCCGGTTTCTCAGCTTTCAGCAGGGCTGCCAGTTCCGGTACGTTGTCCGCATCAACCTGAGCAGTACGGATGGTCTGGCCGGTTTTTTCTTTAACCTGTTCAGCAATGGCGATGCACTTGGATTCGGTACGGCTGGCCAGAATGATGTCGTCAAAGATTTCTGCCACCTGGGCGCATTTCTGAGCAACAACACCGCCGACGCCGCCGGCACCAATGATCATGACTTTTGACATATTTATGATCCTTTATTGTGAGTCCTGTCGGACGTTCTGCGCCGGGATCTGTCCGGCACTGTCAATGAATGTTCAGCCAGCTGTGTCGGCCGGCTGTTGTTAATGGTGTTCGCGTTCGAAGTAGGTGTAGCCCTGCAGGCTCTCCCGGAACGCTTTTAGCATTTGCTGCCGCTGGGCAACATTAATGCGTTTATCCCGCACTGCCTGCTCAGCGGTGCGGCGGAACTGTTCGAGCATATGTTTAGGGTCGTATTCAACATAGCTGAGGACGTCGGCAATGCTATCGCCCTGAAATTCCCGGGCGAAGTCGAAGCTGCCGTCGCTGTTTATCTTTACGCTGACAACGTTAGTATCGCCAAACAGGTTATGCAAATCTCCGAGGGTCTCCTGATAGGCGCCGACCAGAAATATGCTCAGATAGTATTCTTCGCCCTCCCGCAGAGGGTGTAACGGCAGGGTATTGCGGATGCCGTCCGGGGTGGTGAAGTTATCGATCTTACCGTCACAGTCACAGGTGATGTCTGCCAGTATGGCTTCCCGGGTCGGCTTTTCGTCCAGCCGGTGAATCGGCATGATCGGGAAGACCTGATCGATGGCCCAGATGTCCGGCAGGGACTGGAACAGGCTGAAGTTGCCGTAGTAGATGTCGGACAGCAACTCAGGCAGTTTTTCCAGCTCCGGCGGTACTCTGTCTACCTGGCTGAGCAGTTTGGCGATTTTTTCCAGCACGGCCAGGGTGATGTTTTCGGCCATCGCCCGGGCGCGCAAGTCGGTCTGGCCGCGGCGAAACAGTTCGCGGACTTCGTCCCGGTAGTAGAGTGCGTCGTTGTAGCACTCCTGAAATTTCTGCACATCCACCGCCTGCAGAACCGCAAACAGGTTATGCAGCAGTTCGTGGGCATCTTC
This genomic window contains:
- a CDS encoding AraC family transcriptional regulator, with the protein product MDEVGSTHVYATPFPDALPAPLFYRAENMLADSSYPEHSHTWGEFVYSFCGVMEVKLADGHYMAPPPYGVWLPPHTVHRGQNRDATLYCSVYLSEPFLEGLPKVPCALAVSPMVRSVLEYLRDNFQGLPLSAEDERLLLVLRDQLARAECAGSYLPDTHDPLLRKVLNQLEACPGDNRSLADLAKWANTTERTLIRRCKQELGMTFTEWRQRLRTMAALPLLAAGQTVETIAFDLGYSSASAFIVMFRKLMGMTPDEFRKGQE
- the speB gene encoding agmatinase, encoding MSYNPEDYPIFLGSEIEQPDPQQAAFHVLPVPYEKTVSYGGGTNEGPSAILKASWQLEEWDGKSKPCGEGIYTCEPVDCTVAPDQVIDNIAAATKKIVENGAMPVVFGGEHTVTYGVVKGLREAGYDNFGIVQIDAHADLREAYEGDPLSHASVMKRAVDMGIPLYQLGIRAYCEEEMHIREQHGVYFQDGDELVPQNIQSIELPEDFPEQVFFTLDIDGMDPSVFPSTGTPVPGGLGWYQTLNLFESVAKQRKIIGFDIMEFAPIEGFHAYDFAASLLTYKMMGIVQRNR
- the nspC gene encoding carboxynorspermidine decarboxylase, whose protein sequence is MQFTDFSKLDLSRLPSPSFVVDQAAIERNLTILREVADASGAKILAALKAFSMWELGPLTARYLDGTCASGLHEARLGHEEYQAEGRPNEVHVYSAAYSEADVKELLTFVDHMVFNSTGQWQRFQPLIQAALAERPDIQFGLRINPQHSEGSVPLYDPCAPGSRLGIVGDQLDAALAATPELLNNISGLHFHTLCEQGFEPLARTLDAVEARFGDLLHNMQWINFGGGHHITAPGYNTEALISRIKAFAAKYDVQVYLEPGEAVAIGTGVLCCEVLDIIHNQVDQALLDTSATCHMPDTLEMPYRPDIMHAGESGEKAHTYRLGGLTCLAGDIINDYSFDAPLEVGQRLLFEDMSHYTMVKTSTFNGTKLPALVLWNSETDELKTVKTFGYQDFRQRLS
- a CDS encoding saccharopine dehydrogenase family protein, with product MSKVMIIGAGGVGGVVAQKCAQVAEIFDDIILASRTESKCIAIAEQVKEKTGQTIRTAQVDADNVPELAALLKAEKPELVINVALPYQDLTIMDACLEAGVHYMDTANYEPLDTAKFEYKWQWAYQERFEKAGLTALLGSGFDPGATNVFTAYVAKHYFDEIHELDIIDVNGGDHGYPFATNFNPEINIREVTADCRHWENGEFITTPAMSKKASFTCPEDVGTYNVYRLYHEELESLTKHYPTLKRAQFWMSFGDSYLKHLEVLGNVGMTGIEPIEFNGQEIVPIQLLAHLLPDPSTLGPRTVGRTCIGVVVRGIKDGKEKIVYCYNTCDHQSCYQEVNSQAVSYTTGVPAMIGAKQMLEGNWLKPGVWNIEQFDPDGFMDDMNKHGLPWKVIELDNFSLDQ
- a CDS encoding DMT family transporter, producing MNTRLPVDGRAIGLMMLLCMTWGMQQVSIKLAADDIAAVLQICLRSGIAAVLLGLFMLWRKERMNIADTWKPGLLAGFLFSSEFFLVGEGLRYTTASHISVFLYSAPVFAALGLHIKLPAERLSLLQWAGILLAFSGIAVTFLGREAATDTATADMIIGDMYGLMAGFCWGMTTVLIRCSTLSSTPASQTLMYQLLVCFVLLLGATLISGRTDIQWSDIAIGSLVFQGIIVCFISFLVWFWLLKEYVASQLGVFSFMTPMFGIVFGVVVLGEKLEQSFISGAILVMSGIVLVSGQSLIQKYLNNRRNPEISSTE
- a CDS encoding acyltransferase family protein, giving the protein MNFRSDINGLRAIAVISVVLFHFGFDFFQGGFAGVDIFFVISGYLMTGIIINGLEDNRFTLINFYHSRAKRIIPPLVVLSLVILPIGYYFLIRPEDFTSLSKHVYSSLGFFSNHIYLSESGYFDVAPQDKWLLHTWSLSVEWQFYMIYPILLILLYKTTSINKIKITLGILFALSFILSVIATTNWPTHSYYLLPTRAWEMILGALAFLYPIQLNKNSKLAFETTGLALILLSITLISSDTPWPGYMAGLPVIGTYLIIVANRQNSLITNNIVMRPIGKWSYSIYLWHWPIVSLSYFIGVNNNPTYKVPLILLSLLLGYISYKLIEQRLSLKNTAFILLATFSSSLLIYNYSPEPNRHQYLEDIVTSIKTKKYQCFDEIGKHADNHVACQLTTGNKRLMALGDSHMNSSLPVIEKIAKESDYELFYAGFSGCPPLIGAYPVRSDQDKKNCKILNEKAINFAVENNIDTVFLAARWTYYTIGDYNRGYFQFLRKTDDITTRKNRQSSAQALEHGLETTLTEYKNKGIKVLILLQVPMQTKGPDKAYSSSLSMSNKIDIDLLNKNSVSKELHNALQKETNTIIKNVSRNFNNVTLIDPTDIYCGSEQCLIGDKNNSFYSDDDHLSVIGSYKLQSMLEKNLAINK